TGAATGAATTTGGCGAACCGGTGGCTGTTATTCAAATCCAAGCCAATGGGGGCGTTTCTGGATCCCCAGTGTTGATTCCCAACGTCCCGGGTTTGGACGATCTGACACCTGAGCCTCAATACACTCTCAATGGGTATAATGAACGACTCACCTCGATTTCGtcttccaaaaaaatgaagttgtAAAACTATCTCACATTTCTCCAGGATGTCTTCCGAACAATCTAGCTCAAATGAGCTTTCCTTGCCGAGGAGCTCTTCTTCCAACTATATGTTTTCCACCATGGCCTCTCCGACGACCGGAGTGTCCCCAATGCCTGTTTACCAAACCTCGATGGACTCAAGACGAGCATCCATCTATGACACTGAGACTCCCGATGCGTCCAGAAGATCTGCAAGATCGTCGACAAGCAACGGTTTGACTGGAGTCAAAACTGGAGTCAAGAAACCAGTGGTAGAGTTGGATGTTAAATATGGAATTAAGGCGCTCAAGCTAATCAGCtatgtttcttttttagaACCGAGGAGCTCGGTTAAGTAAGGACACTTGTTGTGCCAATTGTAGTACTCAAACTACCTCGCTCTGGCGGAGGAACAGCAATGGCTCCCCTGTATGTAATGCGTGCGGATTGTATTGGAAGCTCCATGGGATTCAAAGACCCGTGCACATGCGCAAAGATAAAGTATGCAACCGCAACCGCAAGGATATGGCTAGCTCAGATGCCAAGCCCAAGAAGCCCAAGAAGCCCTTACCTCCAACTCACAAAAGGGCACCATTAAAAGGTAAAGAGAACAGCTTGTCGACGACAATCGGCTCGGTATTCTCGTCCTCGTCCGCGTCCAGTGTCTGTCCGTCCATCCTTCCCACGTCCACTTTGTGTGCTTTCCCATCTGCCCCGCTTGAGCATAGCTTCAAATTCTTGCAGACCTGTGAATGAATGACAAGCACTCAATCCATTCAACTAGACATTCTCTCCTCTCAAGCCGATGTCGCCATGGGCAATGGCTACTTCATGAAATCGCCGCCAGAAATCCCTCACCTCGACTCAGTTGCCACTAGTCCGCAGCTGACGAACGAGGACGAATCGGAAAGGAAAGACGAACCCTTTCCGCATGCTCATTACCTTTCCGCTAAAGAAGAGGCTGATGAATCTCAAGTTAAGACATCTGAACACTTGTCCGTCTCTAGACTGATGGAAAGTGGTTTTCGGCCTTCCCAAATCAATTACTCGCTTCTCCAGCTTCCCATGTCTCATCGAGGTGGAAACAAACGAAGACAGCAAACCAACGGCAACACTGCCggcaaatgaatgaatggccttACGGGTTCCCAAGAGCAACACAACAAACTGAAGCCTTTCTTCTTCACACTCGTTTCCAATATTCGCATGGGCATTGTTATCCAATCCAAAGATTCCAGCAATTGTAAAGAAGTTACCATTTGTGTTCACATTCTGTTGATATATACAGTATTTATAACGATCGATCTCCATTCTGGCCTCGTGGTAAGAAAACAATTAACTTTTAAGCCAAAACATGCTTGATAATATTATACGTAACTTAGAGGCATTTATCCATATTTATATTGAATGGATTTttagaaaatcaaaataacaacTCTGGCTACTGATGGTGCAAATGGTTTGCCTAGAAGTGTAATGGGCCAAGACTCTTTGGTCTGGGTTGGGCTAAGAGCTATGTGGCTCATTACGGGCAGACCTGGGTTGACAGTTTTTGAATGATGGGTTGGGCTGGGTTAATCTTTTTCCGCTTTAGGGCCTAGCTTGGTGAAtgggtttcaaatttcaagccatatccgggttgggacaaatccGGACTGGACCAAATCCTGGTTGGACCAGGTCTGAGTTGGGCTATGTTTGGGTGCCGGGTTTAAATCTGAATCGTTGTTAGGGTCTCGAAAACGTGAACGTAAGCCCCATTTTAGACCAAATAACAGAGGAACAGCCAAAATGTTGATTGCAAGTGACCTTTATTGGGCACACATGATAAGCTATAGTTTTGCTTTGCCTTTTAATGACAGACAAAAGTTAACTTGAGCTGGGTAAAGCTCCGTCTGGTATTATAAGCCAAAAGGTATTTACTTTGTAAGATTATCTCTAGGGCCGGTCAAAACTGGCATCATGCAAATTGtgcacattttgcaaataaatgCATGTCTCagaattttctgcaaatttatcgcatgtgcaaattttgcaatgttttttaGCAATATTGACATGTTTCTGCCATTTGTTATGCAATTTCAGTCACTTCATcgcaaaaatatcaatatttctggaatcatgatttttttatttttattttacattAGATTCTTATCCACTGAGATCCTTGTGAGATTTAAAGTTTTTCTCATATTTTCTAGACATATGTTTTacatgaaaatgcaaaataggTTACAGGTAGTATATTAACAACCGCCTGCATTtatattccatccatccattttgaatagcgGTCTCTTTTaccattgcaatttttggagaTACATTACATTTAAGGTTGGAACGCACCTTGTTTGTGCTATATAGTTCTTCTTGAAAAGTCAGACACATCTTAACATGCTTCCATAGGGTATAAGTAAATGTTCAGGAGATGGAcggttcatttgaaaaattggccttcagtctaaacatgaaatgaaacttAACCTTAAAGACAAAGTTGTTGTGTAATAGCTTCACTGTGACATTATCAATATGCTGTTGCAGAACTCAAGTAACTTTTTgtcagggcagtagtaacgaaattacaaggaACGAAATTGCAACAACTCGTTCctcttttcgaaaaaggaactgtaatcccattacaaTCTAAAATGCTGCAATTTTAGAGCCTTaaaaattactcgttactagttccttttttcacgccTTAGAGTGgcattcaatttttcgttcTTCTCTTGGCAACtaaggaaacttgaagctttttggGCAATCTTAAGAggaatattcattttcatatatCCTAAACATGGAAGCTCAGGGCTGAAAGTTgagcttgcttttaacaacaacGATTGTATTTGTGGTTTTAAATGTTGTAACATGTGCACTTTTTTATCGTTTGTatttcctcattcaaattccgttgaactTAGAGACCTATTCCACACCTATCCCATATtgagtatgttgcaccaaatttctcaattttccctatatccatccatgactttatTCTACCATCATTATTTGAAATCAGGAAAAGATGTCAATCttagatgtgaaatatctaAGTATTACGTACTCCACAAGAAGGTAAAACATAAAGTTATTTTTTGTGGAcctccttaccgctactgggattggaatcccagcacttcagGACGAAAAAAtgtagtcaaaaacttgtccatgtctgacttaaatcctgctactggatcaacgccttcATACGCCcttcgaatatttgaaggcagcaaatcgaacaatgaaggagcccgagaaagaagggaagtggacttcattgttcgaattagtatggattctcgaggacttgaaggtgctctcaaaaggcacaAAATCCCCTATGGTCGCTGcatttgaccctaaaacctggtttgggacaaacctcatgaatgcttgtgaagacgtacagtatcagatacctttcgtaacttctctgaacactgtacagtcccaacttttttagtctttcccaatacgagagctctctcattcctgtaatGTCCCTATAGGCCTAGTGAAACGTGTTTGGACTGGGTCGACGTTTtgaaaacctgctgaacttattggagcccaaatggaagAGGAGAGATTTTCGACAGTAAGGGGCTGGGTGTACGCTATGTTCTAAGCATGCTCTTCAATATTTTAGATTACTGTCTATATCATTAAGTAGcacaacaacggcatgacctgcggtcatgatttcagacagtaagggggtGGGTTACGCTATGTTCTAGCATGCTCTCAATATTTTAGATTACTGCCTATATCTTTAAGTAgtacaacaacggcatgacctgcggCATGATGctggtcatgatttcagacgTAAGGGGGTGGGTGGTACGCTATGTTCTAAGCATGCTCATATTTTAGAATTACTTCTATATCTTTAAAGTAGTACAACAACGTCATGACCTGCgatcatgatttcagacagtaagggggtGGGTGTAAGTTATGTTCTATACATGCCTCAATATTTCGCGATTACTGCCTATAACTTTAAGTAGCACAACAACGTCATGCTCTGGGTTTCAGAGTACGGGGGGTGTTACGCTATGTTCTAGCATGCTCTCAATATTTTAGATTACTGTCTATATCTTTAAGTAgtacaacaacggcatgacctgcggcatgacctgcggtcaatgatttcagacagtaaggggggtggGTGTACGCTATGTTCTAAGCATGCTCTCAATATTTTAGATTACTATCTATATCTTTAAGTAGTACAACAACGTCATGACCTGCgatcatgatttcagacagtaaggggggtggGTGTACGCTATGTTCTAAGCATGCCTCAATATTTCAGATTACTGTCTATATCTTTAAGTAgtacaacaacggcatgacctgcggatgctgcggtcatgatttcagacagtaaggggggtggGTGTACGCTATGTTCTAAGCATGCTCTCAATATTTAGATACTATCTATATCTTTAAGTAGTACAACAACGTCATGACCTGCgatcatgatttcagacagtaaggggggtggGTGTAAGTTATGTTTATTCCATGCCCTCAATATTTCCGATTACGCTATGCCTTTAAGTAGcacaacaacggcatgacctgcggtcatgatttcagacagtaaggggggttGGGTGTACGCTATGTTCTAGAGctgctcaatattttgattactgtctatatctttaagtagtacaacaacggcatgacctgcggATGCTgcgtcatgatttcagacagtaagggggggTGGCTGTAAGCTATGTTTTACATGCCTCAATATTTCCGATTACTGCTATAACTTTAAGTAgtacaacaacggcatgacctgcggtcatgatttcagacagtaagggggtGGCTGTACGCTATGTTCTAAGCATGGTCTCAATATTTCCGATTACTGCCTATAACTTAAGTAGTcaacaacggcatgacctgggtcatgatttcagacagtaaggggggtggCTGTACCTATGTTCTAAGCATGGTCTCAATATTTCGATTACTGCCTATAACTTTAAGTAgtacaacaacggcatgacctgcggtcatgatttcagacagtaaggggggtggGTGTAAGTTATGTTCTATACATGCCCTCAATATTTCCGATTACTGCCTATACTTTTAAGTAGAcacaacaacggcatgacctgcggtcatgatttcagacagtggGGGGTGGGTGTACACTATGTTCTAAGTATGCCCTCAATATTTTAGATTACTGTCAATAACTTTAAGTAgtacaacaacggcatgacctgcggtcatgatttcagacagtaagggggtACATGCCCTCAATATTTGCGATAACTGCCTATAACTTTAATTGCTACCACAGCGGCATGATCTGAGGTCAAGATTCAGACAGTAGGGGGCAATGGATGTACTCATCCTAAGCATGCTCTCGGCAATATACTTCAGTATTTTAAGCGTGGGTATCACCAATGTCTCCCATAGAGTTTAACCACTACAATGTGTGAACCACACTTTGAGCTGGACACGTTGTGTTTCCTCACTTGCACgacattttca
This Tigriopus californicus strain San Diego chromosome 7, Tcal_SD_v2.1, whole genome shotgun sequence DNA region includes the following protein-coding sequences:
- the LOC131883913 gene encoding uncharacterized protein LOC131883913 isoform X2 codes for the protein MEMMTQSHASHVIHKDIFLNGQLQSRQPTPPALLPHPHTNGGPLPATSLALNGDDHMQYHPHTSMVLDHHHHQGYPCNNVYMIPGHEITHDVETLASNTVSELVSLQSLNGGHGVYDETSFVPQEHDILSQSVSIALGNQMGLDQNGNLGGGEDYHAHEAVQGWDLKYEQPVETSSAYIGAYHTSASYTNPGIPGEVMDSSSLVTSSIQMQSEFDCPVSYMTIGDVTSSSSGGDPNFHQMPHAQDSDPFLTSVNEFGEPVAVIQIQANGGVSGSPVLIPNVPGLDDLTPEPQYTLNGMSSEQSSSNELSLPRSSSSNYMFSTMASPTTGVSPMPVYQTSMDSRRASIYDTETPDASRRSARSSTSNGLTGVKTGVKKPVNRGARLSKDTCCANCSTQTTSLWRRNSNGSPVCNACGLYWKLHGIQRPVHMRKDKVCNRNRKDMASSDAKPKKPKKPLPPTHKRAPLKADVAMGNGYFMKSPPEIPHLDSVATSPQLTNEDESERKDEPFPHAHYLSAKEEADESQVKTSEHLSVSRLMESGFRPSQINYSLLQLPMSHRGGNKRRQQTNGNTAGK
- the LOC131883913 gene encoding uncharacterized protein LOC131883913 isoform X1; the protein is MCDNIDRLGGLTSIMEMMTQSHASHVIHKDIFLNGQLQSRQPTPPALLPHPHTNGGPLPATSLALNGDDHMQYHPHTSMVLDHHHHQGYPCNNVYMIPGHEITHDVETLASNTVSELVSLQSLNGGHGVYDETSFVPQEHDILSQSVSIALGNQMGLDQNGNLGGGEDYHAHEAVQGWDLKYEQPVETSSAYIGAYHTSASYTNPGIPGEVMDSSSLVTSSIQMQSEFDCPVSYMTIGDVTSSSSGGDPNFHQMPHAQDSDPFLTSVNEFGEPVAVIQIQANGGVSGSPVLIPNVPGLDDLTPEPQYTLNGMSSEQSSSNELSLPRSSSSNYMFSTMASPTTGVSPMPVYQTSMDSRRASIYDTETPDASRRSARSSTSNGLTGVKTGVKKPVNRGARLSKDTCCANCSTQTTSLWRRNSNGSPVCNACGLYWKLHGIQRPVHMRKDKVCNRNRKDMASSDAKPKKPKKPLPPTHKRAPLKADVAMGNGYFMKSPPEIPHLDSVATSPQLTNEDESERKDEPFPHAHYLSAKEEADESQVKTSEHLSVSRLMESGFRPSQINYSLLQLPMSHRGGNKRRQQTNGNTAGK